The Argentina anserina chromosome 5, drPotAnse1.1, whole genome shotgun sequence genome includes the window TACAACAAATTATCAGACAGCTTCGCCACTCATATTGACACAATGACAACTCAATATAAATTCCTATGATTTATCCTTGTAATACAAActcttgaatttttttatcacTCAACTCACTTAAAAATTTCCCTGCATCCCCTGTAAAATCATCTCGTCTTCATACCAGCAATCATGTGTCTCTCTAGCACCTAATCTCATATGAACCTGCTTTGGTAATATAGCGAACCCACTCAACAGTATTGTAACCACTTTTCTCCCAtacctgcaaaaaaaaaaattgatgaatAAATGCAACATATCTCGAAAGTGGGCATAATAGCAGTGCTCTGAGTCCAGATGTTACCTTGAGAAAACGTACACGTAAACCAGATGCTGTAAACATCGGAACCTGTATACACACCAATTTCTCAATAAATTACCTTCTTTGATGCAGATGGAGAGGATAATACAAATTGAATGCTAAATTGGCATTACTAGATGTATAAAGAACTAGTTGAAGAAATGGACCTCATCAATCAACTCAACAATTCATTACATTTTTTTAACTATAAGACGTCCAACCTAATCTACGCTATTCTCTCTCATGTCTAGAATCTTATTGATTAAATCCTGAACAAACAAGCAACCACCATTCCTTTCCAGagtgtgaatcaaatatcttagTTTGGAACAACAATATTTGGAATAAAGGTTACTACAATTAGACTTTACATAGGAGATTAGAAGACCTTCTGAGATTATCCAGTAATTGACATTGTATTCcaagaaaacagaaaacaaaaacaaaaattaaacagAGTTAATTGCACAAGTATTCATAATTAATCAGGCACCTGGAATTCCATCTGAATTGGTGGTCTTGTCCAAGACTTCTTTTCCGTCATTGTGGAAATCAGCTCAACTTCCGCACTTAGAGTTGGTTCAGTTTGTCCCGGAAACTTTCTTATCCTACATAGTTAAAGAAAGTTAACGCAAATAGAGTGAAAGAAACAGGTCCACACAACCATACAACTCATAAAATTTCAGGAAGGCTAAAGGCTCCTCTAAGTATCTAATGTGCCAGACAAATTAGAGGGTCCTCTAAGTATCTAATCACCACCCTATGAGCCTAGTATTGCAACTCTTAGTGAAACTAAACACATTTTAGgatgtcacaactcacaatacaaattaaaacactcacttccaaaccaagcaatCAATGGCAGCATTGTACTTTGCTCGACCAGATGTCACTTGAAAACTCGTTTTGGCTGTTTGTTTTGGCACAGGAATTTTGATGACAACCCCAAGGGCAAACATCTTGGCACCAAAAACACTCTTTACCTGAAGAGCACAAGTGCAGTGCATTTATGTTATTCCACAGCATAAACTTCCAAGGCAGCAACCTTTTAATATGTGCAGAAACATTATTACCTTAACGTTTACTTCAATGCGAGTTCTTCCTAGTTCCTTAATTGTGGGCAATACTCGGAACGGAAGATTCACACCCTCAGTAATACGATACCTACATCGCATATAATCAAAAATTCAGATAATTACTCGTCCAAAATATTAGATAGGCAACCCTACTAAGCATGGTTGTGATTCAAACTGTACTACTCGACATTCtacatggaaaaaaaaaaaggaagtttAAAGATGTCATCATGAAACCAGTTAGTCATGCATTATGTAGGCTGCTCATTGCAGGACTGATAggatgtaattttttttttaacttttttttttaattcaagtCTACAACAGTTGTTCAGGACGTGTGTTCCATATAACAATAGTAAAGCTATGACAAAGAGCACCATACAATACAAAAAGTGCATAACAAGACTCCATGACAAAGGTTAAATCCTTACAACCATGCTTAATGAGACACCGAACCGGGTAATGAGCTTAGCACTCAGAAACAATTTTAGAGAATGAACTTACTTCATCAATTCAAATTCACCATCAGGTGGCACAAAACTAACTGTCTTTTCTGAGTTGAACCTTGTCAGATTTACACACTGATGGAAAGTAACATCATCGAGCTCAATAGTTTTTCCACTGCAAAACAATATTGAGGGTTAAAGAAGAGAATACAAAATGAAAGAATGACAATATGGATCAGAAATGTATTTGTCCATGCATGTAAAAGATcagttggaaaaaaaaaacacacgcacacacataTAAGACGCTGAGTCGCTGATACAGTATACTGAAATTACAATATCAATGCATGCATGTCAAGGAATCAAGTACaaatgaaaattaataatGAGATCTCCCAACACGACTTGATAGaactaagaaaaaaaagtattaGGTATTCTATTAAAAGGAGAGACAAACAGAATTCTGCATATAGTTTAGCTTTCAAATGTTCTGGTGCAGCTTAACTAAGAAAGCCACCTGGAGACCAGAATTCTTTTGAAACCCTTTTTTTATCTATTATGTAAATAGTTTTAAACACTTCTAATGTGTGAAGAGCCAAAATGAGATTATGGACTTTCTATAACAATATACTGTAGAGGACTGAGATCAGGGAAGAAATATTCTTTCAAAGTGGTATTCTATTTTCAGTGGTAAATGTTCAATTAAAATCTTAATATGAATGATACCTTTTGGTTGGACGAGATTTAAGTTGCGACTCTTTCTCAAGGCCAATCTTATCATTCAACCCTAACTTTAAATCAGGCATTCCAGAGAGAAAGCACTTCATAAGAACCTTCCCAGTTACATCACAGCGTAGAACACTACCTGTACTCAGAAAAAATTGCTTATGAGTAACCAATCAGAAATTGTTTGTGCAGAGAACATCAGAAATACTTGCCCACCTTTGGAAGACATCAAAAGATTTACACTTTCCACAATATCCAAGAAGACCTGCATTGATTGAGGGTTACAAATCGATTTGAGTGTGGAATaatgaatgaagaaaaattccATAAAAAACAGGTTTGAATCACCTCATTCTTTTTATAAACAAGACCCTCTCTCCGCCAACCAACTGCACCTGTAACTTGTAGAGTTGCATTAGGGACAAGTTTATCTGTAGGCTTTTTTTGTTTCCACCAGCAAttgacaaaagaaaagaaatgtcAGGACTTGATATCAAAAAGATACCAATATAAAGAACAACTAAAACCTTCTGTCTATTATTTGAATATACAGAGCAAAAATCCTAGAAGATTGCATATGTAAGTTCCCTACCAAGGAACACTAAAGTAGCTTACCTTAGAAGAGAATGGTGAACGCACTCCTTCCTGAGTGATGTAAAGCTTTAAAATCTCAGGAGAAAGATTTTGCGGATAACCAAAATCCATAATTTCTGCAATTTAAAGGTTGACATCGGAGTTTATTTAACCTTATAGTGATGAACTTCAGGAAATTTAATTatgtgcatgcatgcatgaatatGCATGGTCAATCCACAGTGCAGAACATGAACTTTACAAATCACAGTAAAGAAGCAATGTACAGCTGACATTA containing:
- the LOC126793338 gene encoding AP-2 complex subunit mu yields the protein MPVAASAVYFLNLRGDVLINRLYRDDVGGNMVDAFRMHIMQTKELGTCPVRQIGGCSFFYMRISNVYIVIVVSSNANVACAFKFVVEAVALFKSYFGGAFDEDAIRNNFVLIYELLDEIMDFGYPQNLSPEILKLYITQEGVRSPFSSKPTDKLVPNATLQVTGAVGWRREGLVYKKNEVFLDIVESVNLLMSSKGSVLRCDVTGKVLMKCFLSGMPDLKLGLNDKIGLEKESQLKSRPTKSGKTIELDDVTFHQCVNLTRFNSEKTVSFVPPDGEFELMKYRITEGVNLPFRVLPTIKELGRTRIEVNVKVKSVFGAKMFALGVVIKIPVPKQTAKTSFQVTSGRAKYNAAIDCLVWKIRKFPGQTEPTLSAEVELISTMTEKKSWTRPPIQMEFQVPMFTASGLRVRFLKVWEKSGYNTVEWVRYITKAGSYEIRC